The genomic segment TGATCGACCCAAAAATCATTGGGCTCAGGTGGCACTTTATGCCAGAAATCTTTCGGACGATAAAAAATCAGTTTTGGTTTGTCGCTACCATTGACGATCAACCAGCAGTTAGGGTTATCAATAACCGGCAACCACGCTTTGAATTGAGGGTTACACTTAAACGGATAGTTGTTGTCGTCCAAAAACATGCGCTTGGCTTGGCCTGAGTGAATGATTAACCCGTCAATACCTTCGCGCGACAGCGCCTCTTTGGTACGGGTTTGTAACTCAGAAATATGTTGCGGATAAAGTTCGGCTAACTGCTGCATGTTGATGGTCCATGGCTCTTGGGTAATTCATCTCCTTACGTTACCACAACCCTCGATTATCGTGCTAGCTAGGCGTGCGACAGGACTATTTGGATCTATTGTTGAATAGGGGCTATCTGCATGTCTACCAACTCTCTAAACACTTGGCTGGGCTGGCCTAAACGCTGGGCATATATCTGTTTATATGCCATAACGGCTTTCACATAGTTACGAGTTTCTTTGTAAGGAATCGTTTCCACCCAGATATCCATAGGTACGGCATCACGCTCGGGTAACCAGTCTAATACTTTGCGCCAGCCTGCATTGTAAGATGCGGTCGCTAGCACAGGGTTGTTGTCCATTTTGTCCATTAAATAACGCATATATTGAGTACCGTACTCAACGTTCTGTTCGGGGTCGAATAAGCTACTACTACCGACTTTCTTTTTGGCCAAATAATTAGCTGTACCCGGCATCAATTGCATTAAACCTCGGGCTCCAGCATGAGAATTTGCATCCGGCATAAAAGAGCTTTCGCGGCGCACAATTGCAAAAGCCCAAGCAGGGTCAACATGGTTTTTATTTGCACTGTTTATTAAGGTTTCATCAAAGGCGATAGGAAAACGCCGTTCTAAATCATCTAAATAGCCTACTCTAGCGAATGTGAATATGGCTTGGTCATGCCACTTCCAGCTGTCTGCTAGTACCGCCGCCATTAAGCTTTGCTGTTCATTCAGACCTTGCTGTAAATCGTACCATTCACGTCTTGCGCTTAGGCTTCTATCTAGCTGCAAAAACTCATAAGCGCGTTTTGCTTGTGGCATGTTGGCAACTTCTGCTAACTGCTCTGGGCTAAAGCTCAAGGTTTTGTCATGTAAGCTAGGCTGCTTGGCTAATTTTCCGCTAGCCATAAAGCCATAGTAGTGGCGCTGGTTCGCTAACTTGTTGAACGTTTGCTGGGCTAAGTCACCGGCTTTTAATTGTTCGTAGGTGCGGCCCAACCAATACTGAAATGCCAAATCTTGAGCTATCCCTGGCGGGGCAGCTTCTATTAATTCGAGTGCATGTTGCCAGTTTCCTAAGCGAAGCACGTGGGCTAAATGCCAACGAAATAACTCAATGTCAGTTGAATCGGCACTGGCTTTGTCTAGCCATAATTCA from the Paraglaciecola mesophila genome contains:
- a CDS encoding lytic transglycosylase domain-containing protein, with the translated sequence MNNINRKNGPQIEAFLEKYKGTPLDRSLRKAWLQYLAKSQRKAEFLTAYTNTGNAELACKNIEFRLSDPSEREVALTEVPRLWIVGNSQPKACDYVFREWKKAGLLTKDMVWQRLVLAATRGKHTLIPYLKKLLPENERYLADLWLSVRRDASYVSRGSRFPHKQVSKETQILIYGLKRLAFSDPDLALKSWYALEKRFAFSAPQRKEMTERFAIALAVADHSQAELWLDKASADSTDIELFRWHLAHVLRLGNWQHALELIEAAPPGIAQDLAFQYWLGRTYEQLKAGDLAQQTFNKLANQRHYYGFMASGKLAKQPSLHDKTLSFSPEQLAEVANMPQAKRAYEFLQLDRSLSARREWYDLQQGLNEQQSLMAAVLADSWKWHDQAIFTFARVGYLDDLERRFPIAFDETLINSANKNHVDPAWAFAIVRRESSFMPDANSHAGARGLMQLMPGTANYLAKKKVGSSSLFDPEQNVEYGTQYMRYLMDKMDNNPVLATASYNAGWRKVLDWLPERDAVPMDIWVETIPYKETRNYVKAVMAYKQIYAQRLGQPSQVFRELVDMQIAPIQQ